In Deinococcota bacterium, a single genomic region encodes these proteins:
- a CDS encoding DUF4397 domain-containing protein, whose product MKKLLIVMLMTIYGMIFAQQAEEPAGNAQAMVRVAHLDPDTPELEISVDGESSFEVVAFRAVSDYQPVSSGTVNITVLVEGEEVASDSHDFEAGRHYTLVVLSGVAEAVEDAVEEETETVEEPEETPAEAAEEVGEEVPEEETETVEEPEETPEEAAEEVGEEVPEEEAETVEEVEQGLRVLIFTDEVTTPPGEDEALVRVLHAYSPADDETREEGVDFAPFSP is encoded by the coding sequence ATGAAAAAACTACTCATAGTGATGTTGATGACAATCTATGGCATGATATTCGCGCAGCAAGCTGAGGAGCCTGCTGGAAATGCTCAGGCGATGGTGCGGGTAGCCCACCTCGATCCGGACACACCCGAGCTCGAGATTAGCGTTGATGGTGAGTCGAGCTTTGAAGTTGTTGCTTTTAGAGCGGTGAGTGACTACCAGCCTGTGTCCTCCGGCACCGTGAATATAACTGTTTTGGTTGAAGGTGAAGAAGTCGCCAGCGACTCGCATGATTTTGAAGCTGGTCGCCACTACACTCTGGTCGTGCTGAGCGGCGTAGCTGAGGCAGTTGAAGATGCAGTTGAGGAAGAAACTGAAACAGTTGAAGAACCAGAGGAAACGCCTGCAGAAGCGGCTGAAGAAGTAGGCGAAGAAGTACCTGAGGAAGAAACTGAAACAGTTGAAGAACCAGAGGAAACGCCTGAAGAAGCGGCTGAAGAAGTAGGCGAAGAAGTACCTGAGGAAGAAGCTGAGACAGTTGAAGAAGTTGAGCAAGGGTTACGTGTTCTCATTTTTACGGATGAGGTGACAACCCCTCCTGGAGAGGATGAGGCTCTCGTCCGGGTGCTTCACGCTTATTCCCCTGCTGATGACGAAACTAGGGAGGAAGGAGTAGATTTTGCTCCATTCAGCCC